A single window of Deinococcus sp. KSM4-11 DNA harbors:
- the rplD gene encoding 50S ribosomal protein L4, which translates to MAQIDVIGKNGGRKIDVDLPEVNKNILHDVVTWQLASRRRGTASTKTRAQVSRGGKKMYSQKGTGNARHGDRSVPTFVGGGVAFGPKPRSYGYTLPRQVRQLGLGMALAARQGEGKLIAVDGFDLDGKTKGFLSWAAQNGMDGSEKVLLATDDEMARRAARNVSWISVMPVAGVNVYDILRHDRLVIDAAALELADGEGDEA; encoded by the coding sequence ATGGCGCAGATTGACGTCATCGGCAAGAACGGCGGTCGCAAGATCGACGTGGATCTGCCGGAAGTGAACAAGAACATCCTGCACGACGTGGTCACCTGGCAGCTCGCCAGCCGCCGTCGTGGCACGGCCAGCACCAAGACCCGCGCGCAGGTCAGCCGCGGCGGCAAGAAGATGTACTCCCAGAAGGGCACGGGCAATGCCCGTCACGGCGACCGCAGCGTCCCGACCTTCGTGGGTGGCGGCGTGGCCTTCGGGCCCAAGCCCCGCTCCTACGGATACACCCTGCCCCGCCAGGTGCGTCAGCTGGGCCTGGGCATGGCCCTGGCCGCCCGCCAGGGTGAAGGCAAACTGATCGCCGTGGACGGCTTCGACCTCGACGGCAAGACCAAGGGCTTCCTGAGCTGGGCCGCGCAGAACGGTATGGACGGCAGCGAGAAGGTGCTGCTCGCCACCGACGACGAGATGGCCCGCCGCGCCGCCCGGAACGTCAGCTGGATCAGCGTGATGCCGGTCGCGGGCGTGAACGTCTACGACATCCTGCGCCACGACCGTCTGGTCATCGACGCCGCCGCGCTGGAACTCGCGGACGGCGAAGGGGACGAAGCATGA
- a CDS encoding 50S ribosomal protein L23: MSYYDILQAPVISEKAYAGMERGAYSFWVSPKATKTEIKDAVQKAFGVQVIGISTMNVPGKRKRVGKFIGQRNDRKKAIVRLAEGQTIAALEGQA; this comes from the coding sequence ATGAGCTACTACGACATTCTTCAGGCCCCCGTGATCAGCGAGAAGGCGTATGCCGGCATGGAACGCGGCGCGTACTCCTTCTGGGTGAGCCCCAAGGCCACCAAGACCGAGATCAAGGACGCCGTGCAGAAAGCCTTCGGCGTGCAGGTCATCGGGATCAGCACCATGAACGTCCCCGGCAAGCGCAAGCGCGTCGGCAAGTTCATCGGACAGCGCAACGACCGCAAGAAGGCCATCGTCCGCCTCGCCGAAGGCCAGACCATCGCCGCCCTTGAAGGCCAGGCCTAA